In Pectobacterium brasiliense, a single genomic region encodes these proteins:
- a CDS encoding MdtB/MuxB family multidrug efflux RND transporter permease subunit has protein sequence MQDTVPASGGGPSRLFILRPVATTLLMIAILLAGIIGYRALPVSALPEVDYPTIQVITLYPGASPDVVTSAITAPLERQFGQMSGLKQMSTQSAGGASVITLQFQLELSLDVAEQDVQAAINAASNLLPNDLPYPPTYSKVNPADPPIMTLAVTSSAMSMTQVQDMVDNRIAQKISQVAGVGLVSLAGGQRPAVRVRLNAPALAAYGLTSESIRTAITAANVNSAKGSLDGPTRSVTLSANDQMKSVDDYRKLIVAWKNGAPVRLQDVATIEQAAENIHLGAWANRQQAIIINVQRQPGANVITTTDSINKMLPALKASLPNSVEVTTLTDRTTSIRASVKDVQFELLLAIALVVMVIYLFLRNAVATLIPSIAVPLSLIGTFAAMYFLGFSINNLTLMALTIATGFVVDDAIVVIENIARYIEKGEKPLNAALKGAGEIGFTIISLTFSLIAVLIPLLFMGDIVGRLFREFAVTLAVSILISAVVSLTLTPMMCARMLSHQSLRKQNRFTRASERFFTRLIDAYGVWLRKVLNHPWLTLSVALGTLLLTVLLYIWIPKGFFPIQDNGIIQGTVQAPQTVSFSNMADRQQRVASIIMKDPAVESVSSFIGVDGTNAALNSGRLQINLKPLSERSERIPEIIDRLQQQTAQIPGIQLYLQPVQDLTIDTQISRTQYQFTLQAMSLDELSQWVPKLMTELKKLPQLEDVSSDWQDGAAVAYVNVNRDSASRLGITMSQVDSALYNAFGQRLVSTIYTQASQYRVVLEHDTTNNTGLDALNDVRLISSDGGTIPLSSIATIEERQGPLAINHIDQFPSTTISFNVADGYALGEAVDAITQAEQQMNLPADITTRFQGSTLAFQSALSSTVWLIVAAIVAMYIVLGVLYESFIHPITILSTLPTAGVGALLALMMAGNELDVIAIIGIILLIGIVKKNAIMMIDFALAAEREQGMKPYDAIYQACLLRFRPILMTTMAALLSALPLMLSTGVGAELRQPLGICMVGGLIMSQILTLFTTPVIYLLFDRLAMRFRRAPRQEEEAE, from the coding sequence ATGCAGGATACCGTTCCAGCCAGCGGCGGTGGGCCGTCACGCCTGTTTATTCTGCGTCCGGTCGCCACGACGCTGCTGATGATCGCTATTTTGCTGGCCGGTATTATCGGCTATCGGGCGCTGCCAGTTTCCGCCCTGCCAGAAGTCGATTACCCGACGATACAGGTTATTACCCTCTATCCCGGTGCCAGCCCCGACGTGGTGACGTCGGCGATTACCGCGCCGCTGGAGCGGCAGTTCGGCCAGATGTCCGGACTAAAACAGATGTCGACGCAGAGCGCAGGCGGCGCATCCGTCATTACGCTTCAATTCCAGCTTGAACTATCGCTGGACGTCGCCGAACAGGACGTGCAGGCCGCCATCAATGCGGCCAGCAACCTGCTGCCTAACGATCTGCCCTACCCACCAACCTACAGCAAAGTGAATCCGGCGGATCCGCCGATTATGACGCTGGCCGTCACCTCCAGCGCCATGTCGATGACACAAGTTCAGGACATGGTAGACAACCGTATCGCACAGAAAATCTCGCAGGTGGCGGGCGTCGGACTGGTGTCGTTAGCCGGTGGGCAACGTCCGGCGGTGCGGGTAAGGCTGAACGCGCCAGCGCTAGCTGCGTACGGCTTGACCAGCGAATCGATCCGTACTGCGATTACCGCCGCCAACGTGAATTCCGCCAAGGGGAGTCTGGACGGTCCGACGCGCTCGGTCACGCTCTCCGCCAACGATCAGATGAAATCCGTTGATGATTACCGCAAGCTGATTGTCGCGTGGAAGAATGGCGCGCCGGTGCGGCTTCAGGATGTCGCAACGATTGAGCAGGCCGCCGAGAACATTCATCTCGGTGCCTGGGCGAATCGGCAGCAGGCGATCATTATCAACGTTCAGCGCCAGCCGGGTGCCAACGTCATCACTACCACGGACAGCATTAATAAGATGCTGCCCGCGTTAAAAGCCAGCCTGCCTAACTCCGTCGAGGTCACCACGCTGACCGACCGCACCACCAGCATTCGTGCCTCGGTGAAAGACGTCCAGTTCGAGCTACTGTTAGCTATCGCGCTGGTCGTGATGGTGATTTACCTGTTCTTGCGTAACGCCGTCGCCACGCTGATCCCCAGCATTGCCGTGCCGCTGTCGCTGATTGGCACCTTTGCCGCCATGTATTTCCTCGGTTTCTCCATCAACAACCTGACGCTCATGGCGCTGACCATCGCCACTGGTTTCGTGGTGGATGATGCCATCGTGGTGATCGAAAACATCGCCCGCTATATCGAAAAAGGGGAAAAGCCGCTTAACGCGGCGCTGAAAGGCGCGGGGGAAATCGGCTTCACCATTATTTCCCTGACCTTCTCGCTCATCGCCGTGCTGATCCCACTGCTGTTTATGGGCGATATCGTTGGACGCCTGTTCCGCGAATTTGCCGTCACGCTGGCGGTATCTATCCTGATTTCCGCCGTCGTGTCGCTCACGCTAACGCCGATGATGTGCGCTCGAATGCTGAGCCATCAGTCGCTGCGTAAACAGAACCGTTTTACTCGTGCAAGCGAACGTTTCTTCACTCGCCTGATCGATGCCTACGGCGTCTGGCTGCGCAAGGTACTGAACCATCCGTGGCTGACGCTTAGCGTCGCGCTAGGTACGCTGCTACTGACGGTTCTGCTCTATATCTGGATCCCGAAAGGTTTCTTCCCGATACAGGATAACGGCATCATTCAGGGCACCGTACAAGCACCGCAGACGGTCTCGTTCAGCAATATGGCCGATCGCCAGCAGCGCGTTGCATCCATCATCATGAAAGATCCGGCGGTGGAGAGCGTATCCTCGTTCATCGGCGTTGACGGCACGAATGCCGCGCTAAACAGCGGCCGACTGCAAATCAATCTGAAACCGCTGAGTGAACGCAGCGAACGTATTCCAGAGATCATTGATCGTTTGCAACAGCAGACTGCGCAGATTCCCGGTATCCAGCTCTATCTGCAACCGGTACAGGATCTCACCATCGACACCCAAATCAGCCGCACGCAATATCAGTTTACGTTGCAGGCAATGTCGCTGGACGAGCTGAGCCAGTGGGTGCCCAAGCTAATGACCGAGCTGAAAAAGCTGCCGCAGCTAGAAGATGTCAGCAGCGACTGGCAAGACGGCGCAGCGGTTGCCTACGTCAACGTGAACCGCGACAGCGCCAGCCGTCTGGGCATCACGATGTCACAGGTCGACAGCGCACTATACAACGCCTTTGGTCAGCGTCTGGTTTCCACCATCTACACGCAGGCCAGCCAATATCGCGTGGTGCTGGAGCACGATACGACGAACAACACCGGTCTGGACGCGCTGAACGACGTGCGCCTCATCAGCAGCGACGGCGGTACGATTCCGCTCAGCAGCATTGCCACCATTGAAGAGCGTCAGGGGCCGTTGGCGATCAACCATATTGACCAGTTCCCGTCGACGACGATCTCCTTCAACGTCGCCGACGGCTATGCGCTGGGTGAAGCGGTTGATGCCATCACGCAGGCCGAGCAGCAGATGAACCTGCCGGCGGATATCACTACCCGTTTTCAGGGCAGTACGCTGGCGTTTCAGTCGGCGCTGAGTAGCACCGTGTGGCTTATCGTGGCGGCGATTGTTGCGATGTACATTGTGCTCGGCGTGCTGTACGAAAGCTTTATTCACCCCATCACCATCCTGTCTACGCTGCCCACGGCGGGCGTCGGCGCACTGCTGGCGCTAATGATGGCGGGGAATGAACTGGATGTGATCGCCATTATCGGGATCATATTGCTCATCGGGATCGTAAAGAAAAACGCCATCATGATGATCGACTTCGCGCTGGCGGCGGAGCGAGAACAGGGCATGAAACCGTATGACGCGATTTATCAGGCCTGTCTGCTGCGTTTCCGGCCGATTCTGATGACCACCATGGCGGCGCTGCTCAGTGCGCTGCCGCTGATGCTGAGTACCGGCGTCGGCGCGGAGCTGCGCCAGCCGCTGGGGATCTGTATGGTCGGCGGCCTGATCATGAGCCAAATCCTGACGCTGTTTACCACACCGGTGATCTACCTGCTGTTTGACCGTCTGGCGATGCGTTTCCGCCGCGCGCCGCGTCAGGAGGAAGAAGCCGAGTGA
- the mdtC gene encoding multidrug efflux RND transporter permease subunit MdtC, with amino-acid sequence MKFFALFIHRPVATLLLTLAIALCGALGFRLLPVSPLPQVDFPVISVSASLPGASPETMASAVATPLERALGRIAGVSEMTSTSSLGSTRVILVFNFDRDINGAARDVQAAINAAQNLLPSGMSSRPTYRKVNPSDAPVMILTLTSDTYSQGQLYDFASTQLSQKISQMEGVGDVSIGGSSLPAVRVALNPVALFNQGISLDEVRQAIAQANVRQPLGNVENSQKSWQIQTNDELKTADAYAPLIIHYNNGAAVRLSDVATVEDSVQNTRNAGMVNSKPAILVMIRRAPDANIITTVDNIRAAMPELRAGLPAEIQLDIAQDRSPTIRASLAEVEQSLIIAVALVILVVFLFLRSARATAIPALAVPVSLIGTFAAMYLCGFSLNNLSLMALTIATGFVVDDAIVVLENISRHIEAGMKPLQASLQGVREVGFTVLSMSLSLVAVFIPLLLMDGLPGRLFREFAVTLSVAIMISLLISLTLTPMLCARLLRAVPKRSQPRKRGFNRVLLAMQQGYGRSLKWVLNHARWVLLLLLGTIALNVWLYISIPKTFFPEQDTGRLMGFIQADQSISFQAMTVKLQNFMTIVSSDPAVDNVNGFTGGSRTNSGSMFISLKPLSERDVSAQQVISRLRVKLAKEPGANLFLMPVQDIRIGGRESSAGYQYTLLSDDLSELRIWEPKIRAAFSKLPELADVNSDQQDKGAEMALTYDRDAMAQLGISVSAANALLNNAFGQRQISTIYQPLNQYKVVMEVDDAYTQDVSSLNKMFVINNEGKPIPLSYFASWKPINAPLSVNHQGLSAASTISFNLPEGTDLSSATAAIERTMTSLGVPSAVRGQFSGTAQAFQQSQSSQLLLILAAIITVYIVLGVLYESYVHPLTILSTLPSAGVGALLALEWFGAPFSLVALIGIMLLIGIVKKNAIMMVDFALVAQRSGGLSAQDAIFQACLLRFRPIMMTTLAALFGALPLVLTSGDGAELRQPLGITIVGGLVMSQILTLYTTPVVYLFFDKLRNIRRKAPEKDLSLS; translated from the coding sequence GTGAAGTTCTTCGCCCTGTTCATCCACCGCCCCGTCGCCACCCTACTGCTGACGCTGGCTATCGCGCTCTGTGGCGCACTGGGTTTCCGCCTGTTGCCGGTGTCACCGCTGCCGCAGGTGGATTTCCCGGTGATCTCGGTCAGCGCCTCGCTGCCCGGTGCCTCGCCGGAAACCATGGCTTCCGCTGTCGCCACGCCGCTGGAACGGGCACTCGGCAGGATCGCAGGCGTTAGCGAAATGACGTCAACCAGTTCGCTCGGCAGCACGCGCGTTATTCTGGTGTTTAATTTCGATCGCGATATCAACGGTGCAGCGCGCGATGTACAGGCGGCCATTAACGCGGCACAGAATCTGCTGCCGTCAGGTATGTCCAGCCGCCCGACCTACCGCAAAGTCAATCCGTCCGATGCCCCCGTCATGATCCTGACGCTAACCTCGGACACCTACAGTCAGGGACAGCTGTACGACTTTGCGTCTACCCAGCTGTCGCAGAAAATTTCGCAGATGGAAGGCGTCGGCGATGTCTCCATCGGCGGCAGTTCGCTCCCCGCCGTACGTGTCGCGCTGAATCCGGTGGCACTGTTCAATCAGGGGATTTCCCTCGATGAGGTACGGCAGGCCATCGCGCAGGCGAACGTACGTCAGCCGCTGGGGAATGTGGAAAACAGCCAGAAAAGCTGGCAGATACAAACCAACGATGAGCTAAAAACCGCCGATGCCTACGCACCACTGATTATCCACTACAACAACGGCGCCGCCGTCCGTCTGAGCGACGTCGCCACGGTGGAAGATTCCGTGCAAAATACCCGCAACGCGGGGATGGTAAATTCAAAGCCCGCGATTCTGGTGATGATTCGCCGCGCGCCAGATGCCAACATTATTACCACGGTAGACAATATCCGCGCCGCCATGCCAGAGCTACGCGCTGGCCTACCCGCAGAAATACAGCTGGATATCGCCCAAGATCGTTCGCCCACCATTCGCGCCTCGCTGGCGGAAGTCGAGCAATCGCTGATTATCGCCGTCGCGCTGGTTATTTTAGTCGTCTTCCTGTTCCTGCGTTCAGCTCGAGCCACCGCCATTCCGGCATTGGCCGTCCCGGTATCGCTGATCGGCACCTTTGCGGCGATGTACCTGTGCGGCTTTAGCCTGAATAACCTGTCGCTGATGGCACTGACCATTGCCACCGGCTTCGTGGTGGATGACGCCATCGTGGTACTGGAGAATATTTCCCGCCACATTGAAGCGGGCATGAAGCCGCTACAGGCATCGCTTCAGGGCGTGCGCGAAGTGGGGTTCACCGTCTTATCCATGAGTCTGTCACTGGTGGCGGTGTTCATCCCGCTGCTGCTGATGGACGGCTTGCCGGGGCGGCTATTCCGTGAATTCGCCGTCACGCTGTCGGTGGCGATCATGATTTCACTGCTGATCTCACTCACGCTCACGCCGATGCTGTGTGCACGACTGCTGCGTGCCGTGCCCAAACGCAGCCAGCCACGTAAGCGCGGTTTTAACCGCGTCCTGCTGGCGATGCAACAAGGCTATGGGCGCTCGCTGAAATGGGTGCTCAACCATGCACGCTGGGTGTTGCTGCTCCTGTTGGGCACCATCGCGCTCAACGTCTGGCTGTATATCAGCATTCCGAAGACCTTCTTCCCTGAACAGGATACGGGTCGGCTGATGGGCTTCATTCAAGCCGACCAGAGCATTTCTTTTCAGGCCATGACGGTGAAACTCCAGAACTTCATGACCATTGTCAGCAGCGACCCGGCGGTGGATAACGTGAACGGGTTTACCGGCGGATCGCGCACCAACAGCGGGTCGATGTTTATTTCGCTCAAGCCGCTGTCCGAGCGCGATGTGTCGGCACAGCAGGTCATCAGCCGTCTGCGTGTCAAGCTGGCAAAAGAGCCCGGTGCCAACCTATTTTTAATGCCAGTGCAGGATATTCGCATCGGCGGGCGAGAATCGAGCGCTGGGTATCAGTACACGCTGCTGTCTGACGATTTGAGCGAGCTGCGTATCTGGGAACCCAAGATTCGTGCGGCTTTCAGCAAACTGCCTGAGCTGGCTGACGTGAACTCCGATCAGCAGGATAAAGGGGCGGAAATGGCGCTCACCTACGACCGTGATGCGATGGCGCAACTGGGCATCAGCGTCTCTGCCGCTAACGCGCTGCTCAATAACGCCTTCGGACAGCGCCAGATTTCGACCATTTATCAGCCGCTAAACCAATATAAGGTCGTGATGGAAGTGGATGACGCCTACACGCAGGATGTCAGTTCACTGAACAAAATGTTCGTGATCAATAACGAAGGTAAGCCTATTCCGCTCTCTTACTTCGCCAGTTGGAAGCCGATCAACGCGCCGCTGTCGGTAAACCATCAGGGGCTGTCTGCCGCCTCGACGATCTCGTTTAACCTGCCGGAAGGCACCGATCTGTCCAGCGCGACGGCGGCGATAGAAAGAACCATGACGTCGCTGGGCGTGCCGTCAGCGGTACGCGGCCAGTTCTCCGGTACGGCACAGGCGTTCCAGCAGTCGCAGTCTTCCCAGCTGTTGCTGATTCTGGCGGCGATTATCACCGTGTATATCGTACTCGGCGTGCTGTATGAGAGCTACGTGCATCCGCTGACGATCCTGTCCACCCTCCCCTCCGCGGGCGTGGGCGCACTGCTGGCGCTAGAGTGGTTCGGCGCGCCGTTTAGTCTGGTGGCGCTGATTGGCATCATGCTGTTGATTGGGATCGTGAAGAAGAACGCGATCATGATGGTGGATTTCGCGCTAGTGGCACAGCGCAGCGGTGGGTTGAGCGCGCAGGACGCCATTTTTCAGGCCTGCCTGCTGCGTTTCCGCCCGATAATGATGACCACGTTAGCCGCGCTGTTTGGCGCACTGCCGCTGGTGCTGACCAGCGGCGACGGTGCGGAGCTACGGCAACCGCTCGGCATCACGATTGTCGGCGGGCTGGTGATGAGCCAAATCCTCACGCTGTACACCACCCCGGTGGTGTATCTGTTTTTCGACAAACTGAGGAATATTCGGCGCAAAGCCCCGGAGAAGGATTTGTCACTGTCGTGA